Genomic DNA from Clostridium sp. BJN0013:
GTTTAGAATATCCTGTAATAATTTATTATTCAAAGTTTCTCTCACTTCTTCTATTTGATGTTTCATTTTTATATTCTTATCCATATATATCCCCCTGGAGAATCAGAAAACTTGCTCTACAAGCAAATTATAACATTATTTCTCACATATAATCAATATGAATGACTATTTTGGGGGATTATCTTAATGGGATACGCTAAAAATAAAGACAAAAATTTAATTGGTGATAGAGTAAAATATGCAAGGCTTAAAAATAAACCCAAGGTAACTCAAAATGATTTACTTGCAAGACTTGCAGTAAGAGGTATAGAGCTTGAAAAAACAACAATATCCAAAATTGAATCCAAAACAAGACCAGTCTCAGACAAGGAACTTGTTGCTATTGCTGATGCACTAGATGTAAGCATATTATGGCTTCTTGGAAAGGAATGATAATATTCTCTTTTTTGTATAATGGCTTTCCTTTAATAAATCTTGGGCTATTTCTACAGCCTTTTCTTCCTTAGCACTACTTATTTATGTCTTCCACACAGTACTCTCTCTAGCCTTATAAATTTCTTAGACAACATAAAAATATATGCAACATAATTATTAAAACTTAAATAAAAATTACATTTATTTGTTGTAAACCATTTACTTTAGCTCCATATTTCACAAAGGATATATTAATCCAGCAAGGATAAAATATTAATGAGTTAAAAATATGCACTTATAGGAGGTAATATGATGGGTCTATTTGACAATATTTTAGGCAATGACAATAATAATAAGAAAAGTGAAGATGAAGGAAGACTTACACTTCATAAGGAAGAGCTCGATATAAATAAAAATAAGGTTAAAATCGACATACATAAGCAGCCAGTGGCTTTAGAAGATGTTTCAGTTAGTAACAATCAATATAAAGAGATAAAGCATATAACTAAAACACTAAAAAAGGAAGTTCCTCATATAAGTACTAAAGGGGATGTAAAAATTGTGGATAAGGAAATTGATAAGAAATATCAAAACTAGAAATGTGGGATAATTTAATAGTTCCAAACGCTTTCTAATTCTCATTATAAAAAGATTTTATCCCTTTCCACAAATTGCTTTAGAAAATTTTATGATTTTAATTAGACTAACAGAGAAAAATATTATAATATCATTATTATAGTAAAATAATAATACAGTTTATTTATTTTTGTAAAAATATATATTAAATTATTGAATTATAGGTATTTTTTATATTATTAAGTGATTCTAAGATTTAGATGAAGTTTGCTTATGAGAAATGCTTTTCTCCACTTGAATCTTAGAAAAACTTATTCAAACGCAGGCAGTGCTTATCCCCTACTTTGAAGAGGCTGGGGGGTATTAGCTAGTTGCAGAGTTTGGATAAATCAATTGATCTATTCCGGGAGGGGATGCTTATGAAGAACATAATAAAAAATATAAAAAATAAATTTATTTTAATACCAGTTTTTACCTTTATACTGTCTTTAACTTTTTTAATATTCATAAGTTATACAAATAATTCTATAGGCTACAAATCATACACTTTATTTCAGAAAGACTTATTGGATAAAAGAATTTCAACAGTTTATATTACAGACAACCCTAAAATGAGGATAAAATTGAAAGATGGCAGTATATATGAAACAGACAACCCTAGGACACCTAATACTAAACAAATGCTATTAGAAAATAATATACTCGTATCTGAAGATTATCCCATAAATAGTAAACAAATATACCCGGCTACCTTACTACTTTTATCTTTTATATCAATTATATTTATGAGGATAAAAAATTCTGAAAAAGTTTCCAAAAAAACTTTAGCTATTGACTCTTTAGATACTGCTGCTGTAAAAGATTTTAATTATACTTTTGAAAATGTAGCAGGAAATGAGGAGGCAAAAGAAAGTGTAAAAGATATAGTAGATTTTTTAAAAAATCCTGAAAAATATGCATCCTATGGAGCAAGAATGCCAAAAGGCATAATGTTATACGGACAACCTGGAACCGGCAAAACTCTTCTGGCAAAAGCCGTTGCAGGTGAGGCAAATGTTCCTTTTTATGCAGTGTCCGGTTCAGATTTTATCCAGGTATATGTAGGTGTAGGAGCCAGCCGTATAAGACAGTTATTTAAAAAAGCTAGAAACAACAGTACAGGAAAGGCAGTTATATTTATAGATGAAATAGATGCTATTGGCAAAAAAAGAGATGGTACCAATGCTTCTGGAGGTTCTGACGAAAGAGATCAAACCTTAAATGCCCTGCTTACAGAAATGTCTGGCTTTAATGAAAAAAAAGGAATTGTAGTGATAGCTGCAACAAATAGATTGGACATGCTAGATCCTGCACTTTTAAGACCTGGAAGATTCGACAGGCATATAGAAATAACTCTTCCGGACATTTCTTCAAGGGAAAAAATTATAGCTGTTCATTTAAATAATAAACCTGTAGGTAATTTGGATTTGCATGAATGGGCTCAAAAAACTTCTTATTTTTCAGGTGCAAAAATTGAAAATTTAATAAATGAAGCTGCAATAATTGCATGTAAAGAAAATAGCAGAGTTATTGAAGATACACATATGGATAGGGCTTTTTCTATAATTTTGGCGGGATATGAAAAGAAAAATAGAGACTATATAAAAGATATGGACAAAAAAATAACTGCATATCATGAAGTAGGTCACGCTTTAGTATCTTTAAAGGTACTTCCAAATGAAAAAATATCTAAAGTAACAATTATACCAAGTACTAATGGAGTTGGAGGTTATACTTTAAGCATTCCAGAAGACAAACTTTATGAGAATAAAGATTACTTAAAAAAGAGAATAATGATACTTTTAGGAGGAAGAGCTGCAGAAGAAGTTATATTTGGTTCCAATTATATAACCACCGGTGCTCATAATGACCTGCAACGAAGTACCCACATAGCTTTCAATATGATAACTCAATATGGTATGGGAGAAACTTTGGGGCTTTTAAATATGCAAGAGCTTATGAAATTAAATATAAATCAGGATAAAATTATTGAAGAATGTAAAAAGTTAATTGACTCTATGTACTATCATACAAAAAACATTATAATCGAAAACAGACCCCATCTTAAAAAAATAACTGAATTACTTATAAAAAAAGAAACATTATATGCAAAAGACCTAAATCTAGAGTTAATATCTAAATAAATCTAAAACTCATATTCGGTATAAGCTGTCATATTTTAGCTGTTTACATACCGGAATCAAGTGATTCCTAGGTCCAGGTGGAGTTTGCACATGAGGAATGCTTTTCTCCATCTGAACCTTAGAATTACTTAGCCATGTACACAGCAGTGCTTATCTCCCTCTTTGAAGAAGATAGGAGTATTAGCTGATTACTGCGTTCGGAAAAAATTAAACTTTTTTAAGACCTATATTACTTATTACGTAAGTAATAAGTATACCTCCTATAAGCCCCCCTATATGTCCAAAATTATCTACATTAGCTACGGAAAACCCTATTATAAGGTTCATTATAATTATAGTTACTATATTCATAACAAATTCCTTAGCTACAGAATGTTTCATTTTAAGGGCAAATACCAAAGATGCACCCAAAAGTCCAAATATTGCTCCTGAGGCTCCTACAGATATGGAAGATGAGAACATATAACTAAATATGGAGGAAAACAATCCTGAAATAATATATATAACTATATATTTAAGTTTTCCATATACTTTTTCAATAAAAGTGCCCATCACATAAAGAGAATACATATTTACTCCCAAATGTACTATGCCTGCATGTAAAAACATACATGTAAATAATCTATAGTATTGTCCTTTATCTATGAGAAGATTCACCTTAGCTCCCATAAATACCAATACATTTAAATTACTATCTATTATGCTGCCGGATAAATATGAAGTTCCTATATATACTAATATATTTAAAGCTATAATTATATAGGTAACAATTATCTCTTTTATTCTTTTTCTACTGGATATATTTTTAGAATCCCTCATATAAATCATACTCTGTAATATTTGGTTTGCCAGCTCTCTTGATCCTTCTGTATAATATACTAATTGATTTGAATCAGGATTAATTAAAATTAATTCACACTGTCTATGTATTTTATAATCTAATTGATAATTATTTATATGTTCTACAGATAAGTTAGTTTTTCTATTCATAATTATTTGTGTAAACTGTAAATTCCTATTTTGAAATAACTTTTCTAAGTCTGAAATAAGAGATTCAAAATTCATATTTCTATAACTTTCATCTTTGAGGAAAAATATAACTCTTACTGCATTATTTTCTTCCCTCCATAATGCCCACTTACCATATAATCCCTGATTTTTTTCTATTTCTATAATTTTAAAATTATAAGCTTTATATAATATTTCTATTAAATTATCAATATACAAGTTCATATTCTTCTCCCTAAAAGCATAAAATAATATATATCTAATTTACACTATATAAAAATTTTTATTCTGCTTTTATTAAATCAATCCCTTTATAACCACATTAGGTGTCTGTAATAGGTCCAATTCATAACCAGGTATAGAGTTCCCTGTATCCACATCATAAAGCACTCTTATTACTGGCCTATCCGGAAATCCTTTATTTTGCTTTACAACATAACCTTTAATTCTATTTGATAATTGAACTCCACACCCTAGAGGATATATAGCAAAAGTATTCTTAAAATTATATACTAAATTTTGATCAAAATTACTACCACTTCCCGAAAGTATAAGTTCATAGGCATCATTTGGACTGAATTTTCTTCTATAACACCTATCATTGCTCACTGCGTCATATACATCACATATACAAATTAGTTTTGCATAGTTTGTTATCTGCTTGTCCTCAAGTCCATAAGGATATCCCCTGCCATCTATTCTTTCATGGTGTTGTTCAACTATTTTAATTACTGCATCTGAAATTATAACATTTTTTTTAAGAATTTTAGCCCCATATATAGGATGATTTTTTATCTCTTTAAATTCTTCATCTGTTAACTTAGTTTCCTTATTCAATATTTCTAAGGGAATCTTTGTTTTCCCTATATCATGCAAGGAAGCCCCTATGCCAATTTCTCTCAATTGCCATTTGTCATATCCTGCTGAGACACCTAGAAAAGAAGCCATAATACAAGTATCTATTGAGTGAATAAATGTATAATTATCATAGGTCTGTATATCATAAAGACTTTTATTCACATCGCCAAGTTCAATTATATAGTTTACCATATCTTCTATACCTATAAAGGATTTTCTCAATTCTTTTTCATTACAATTATATAAATTACTCATTATATTTGACATACTTTTCATTGACGCTTGCTTCAATTCCAATAACTTTTCATCTTCTATATTCACATCTTCTAATCTTTCATCTTCTACATATAAATAAAATACACCTAACTCTTTCAATTTATTTATATAATTATTGGTCAATTCTACTCCTGTTTTTAATAAAACTTGTCCATCGCATGTCAATATGCTTTTTCCAAGCACATCTTTTTCAT
This window encodes:
- a CDS encoding helix-turn-helix domain-containing protein — its product is MGYAKNKDKNLIGDRVKYARLKNKPKVTQNDLLARLAVRGIELEKTTISKIESKTRPVSDKELVAIADALDVSILWLLGKE
- a CDS encoding rhomboid family intramembrane serine protease yields the protein MNLYIDNLIEILYKAYNFKIIEIEKNQGLYGKWALWREENNAVRVIFFLKDESYRNMNFESLISDLEKLFQNRNLQFTQIIMNRKTNLSVEHINNYQLDYKIHRQCELILINPDSNQLVYYTEGSRELANQILQSMIYMRDSKNISSRKRIKEIIVTYIIIALNILVYIGTSYLSGSIIDSNLNVLVFMGAKVNLLIDKGQYYRLFTCMFLHAGIVHLGVNMYSLYVMGTFIEKVYGKLKYIVIYIISGLFSSIFSYMFSSSISVGASGAIFGLLGASLVFALKMKHSVAKEFVMNIVTIIIMNLIIGFSVANVDNFGHIGGLIGGILITYVISNIGLKKV
- a CDS encoding DUF2382 domain-containing protein; its protein translation is MGLFDNILGNDNNNKKSEDEGRLTLHKEELDINKNKVKIDIHKQPVALEDVSVSNNQYKEIKHITKTLKKEVPHISTKGDVKIVDKEIDKKYQN
- a CDS encoding HD-GYP domain-containing protein, which encodes MRLEFINRVNEKDVLGKSILTCDGQVLLKTGVELTNNYINKLKELGVFYLYVEDERLEDVNIEDEKLLELKQASMKSMSNIMSNLYNCNEKELRKSFIGIEDMVNYIIELGDVNKSLYDIQTYDNYTFIHSIDTCIMASFLGVSAGYDKWQLREIGIGASLHDIGKTKIPLEILNKETKLTDEEFKEIKNHPIYGAKILKKNVIISDAVIKIVEQHHERIDGRGYPYGLEDKQITNYAKLICICDVYDAVSNDRCYRRKFSPNDAYELILSGSGSNFDQNLVYNFKNTFAIYPLGCGVQLSNRIKGYVVKQNKGFPDRPVIRVLYDVDTGNSIPGYELDLLQTPNVVIKGLI
- a CDS encoding ATP-dependent metallopeptidase FtsH/Yme1/Tma family protein, which produces MKNIKNKFILIPVFTFILSLTFLIFISYTNNSIGYKSYTLFQKDLLDKRISTVYITDNPKMRIKLKDGSIYETDNPRTPNTKQMLLENNILVSEDYPINSKQIYPATLLLLSFISIIFMRIKNSEKVSKKTLAIDSLDTAAVKDFNYTFENVAGNEEAKESVKDIVDFLKNPEKYASYGARMPKGIMLYGQPGTGKTLLAKAVAGEANVPFYAVSGSDFIQVYVGVGASRIRQLFKKARNNSTGKAVIFIDEIDAIGKKRDGTNASGGSDERDQTLNALLTEMSGFNEKKGIVVIAATNRLDMLDPALLRPGRFDRHIEITLPDISSREKIIAVHLNNKPVGNLDLHEWAQKTSYFSGAKIENLINEAAIIACKENSRVIEDTHMDRAFSIILAGYEKKNRDYIKDMDKKITAYHEVGHALVSLKVLPNEKISKVTIIPSTNGVGGYTLSIPEDKLYENKDYLKKRIMILLGGRAAEEVIFGSNYITTGAHNDLQRSTHIAFNMITQYGMGETLGLLNMQELMKLNINQDKIIEECKKLIDSMYYHTKNIIIENRPHLKKITELLIKKETLYAKDLNLELISK